Proteins from one Desulfovibrio intestinalis genomic window:
- a CDS encoding alkaline phosphatase family protein — MAAKAKRAALIGYDCLIPKRLEVLLAQGGLVNFRKFMSEGSYIPEGFNLPTVTPPSWATICTGAWPRTHGVEDYYYYHEGRSLDYKETTQAFGSEILTAQTIWDAWDKAGKKCIVVNYPMSWPSKMQHGVMIMGEGLSPAETRWPLHGNEHREFLCSEGVISTDFYPMGVQGSFDDAEGWTNLPDSDEPLEMNVTMRFKESIEALEDQTWHCLVWQSDDDGYDRMSLCPEKDFSKAFFTLKLGEWSEPIQHDFTVKADGRTEKGVFRCKLMQLSDDAEEFKLYVSGIAGRCGFISPAEAANHIDFSKDITANDIGLVAYMHGIIDTDTVCELVDYHSSWLWNTIESLIKANGDWDLLYMHSHPIDWFYHGWLSDLDSKDEVVRARAEKMERHIYEVEDRLLGRLMDIMGDETLMCVCSDHGATPMGPILNTAHALKEAGLCSYEPKKSENYWDIYEETEGFNYVLDVSKSVAVPQRYMFVYVNLKDKYPGGIVEAEDYEKVRDQIIDALLDYKHPDTGERPVLLAIRKEDAHVFGMGGAQAGDVVYVLKPEYMAEHGYGLPTGESGCGSLKNLLMFRGPNIKKGFRYTRPRWLADIVPTLCYITGNPIPADAEGAPIYQIMDNPDLVS; from the coding sequence ATGGCCGCAAAAGCGAAACGCGCCGCCCTCATTGGCTATGACTGCCTTATCCCCAAAAGGCTTGAAGTCCTGCTTGCCCAAGGGGGCCTCGTCAACTTCCGCAAGTTCATGAGCGAAGGCAGCTATATCCCCGAGGGTTTCAATCTGCCCACGGTTACTCCGCCTTCGTGGGCCACGATTTGCACTGGCGCGTGGCCGCGTACGCATGGGGTGGAAGACTATTATTACTATCACGAAGGCCGCAGCCTTGATTACAAGGAAACCACGCAGGCCTTCGGTTCTGAAATCCTTACCGCCCAAACCATCTGGGACGCGTGGGACAAAGCTGGCAAAAAGTGCATTGTGGTCAACTACCCCATGTCCTGGCCTTCCAAGATGCAGCACGGCGTCATGATTATGGGCGAAGGCCTCAGCCCCGCTGAAACCCGCTGGCCCCTGCACGGCAACGAACACAGGGAATTCCTGTGCTCTGAAGGCGTGATTTCCACCGATTTCTATCCCATGGGTGTTCAGGGCAGCTTTGACGACGCCGAAGGCTGGACCAACCTGCCCGACAGCGACGAACCCCTGGAAATGAACGTGACCATGCGCTTCAAGGAATCCATTGAAGCCCTTGAAGACCAGACCTGGCACTGTCTTGTGTGGCAGAGCGACGACGACGGTTATGACCGCATGTCCCTGTGCCCCGAAAAGGACTTTTCCAAGGCTTTCTTCACCCTCAAGCTGGGCGAATGGAGCGAACCCATCCAGCACGACTTCACCGTCAAGGCTGATGGCCGCACTGAAAAGGGCGTTTTCCGCTGCAAGCTCATGCAGCTTTCTGACGACGCTGAAGAATTCAAGCTGTACGTTTCGGGTATCGCGGGCCGCTGCGGCTTCATTTCCCCGGCTGAAGCCGCCAACCATATCGACTTTTCCAAGGACATCACCGCCAACGACATTGGCCTGGTGGCCTACATGCACGGCATCATCGACACCGACACCGTGTGCGAACTGGTGGACTACCACAGCTCCTGGTTGTGGAACACCATCGAATCCCTGATCAAGGCCAACGGCGATTGGGATCTGCTGTACATGCACTCCCACCCCATCGACTGGTTCTACCACGGCTGGCTGAGCGACCTCGACAGCAAGGACGAAGTTGTACGCGCCCGCGCTGAAAAGATGGAACGCCACATCTACGAAGTGGAAGACCGCCTGCTTGGCCGCCTTATGGACATTATGGGCGACGAAACCCTCATGTGCGTCTGCTCCGACCACGGCGCCACGCCAATGGGCCCCATTTTGAACACGGCCCACGCCCTCAAGGAAGCTGGCCTCTGCTCCTACGAGCCCAAAAAGTCTGAAAACTACTGGGATATTTACGAAGAAACCGAAGGTTTCAACTATGTGCTGGACGTGAGCAAGTCTGTGGCAGTGCCGCAGCGCTACATGTTCGTCTACGTGAACCTTAAGGACAAATACCCCGGCGGCATCGTTGAGGCAGAAGATTACGAAAAGGTGCGCGATCAGATCATCGACGCCCTGCTGGACTACAAGCACCCTGACACTGGCGAACGTCCCGTGCTGCTGGCCATCCGCAAGGAAGACGCCCACGTCTTCGGCATGGGCGGCGCTCAGGCTGGGGATGTGGTGTACGTGCTCAAGCCCGAGTATATGGCTGAACACGGCTACGGCCTGCCCACTGGCGAATCCGGTTGCGGCAGCCTTAAAAACCTGCTGATGTTCCGCGGCCCCAACATCAAAAAGGGCTTCCGCTACACCCGCCCCCGCTGGCTGGCCGACATCGTGCCCACCCTCTGCTACATCACGGGCAATCCCATTCCCGCTGATGCAGAAGGCGCGCCGATCTATCAGATCATGGACAACCCCGACCTGGTTTCCTAG